The bacterium DNA segment TACTTGAAATTTCAAAAATAGCAAAAAGAGAGAAATTTGACATTCTGCATATGCAATATACGCCTGAAAGTTATGGATTCGGCATAAGCTTTAAATTTCTGCCTCTTGTTTTAAAGATTATGAGTCCAAAGACGCGATTTATCACTACATTTCATACATTGGTGGGTGGCAGATGGATATCGAAAGTCAATGCATTTTTACTGTCTCTCTTCAGTGAAAGAGTTATCAGCACAAATGAAGAGCTTACTTATCTATTTTTAAGACGTTTGCCACTATTCAGGAAAAAGCTTAAACAAGTAGAAATTGGTTCAAATATAATTCCGGCCAGGATATGCAGAGAGGAGACAAAAACTGAGATTCGTATGCGTTTTAGTATTAAAAAAGATGCTGTTATTTTATCGACTTTCGGTTTCCCGAATCCGGGGAAAGGGCTTGAAGACCTACTCGAGGCATTGAGCATATTAAATCGGGATGAGATTTATTACCTCTTTTTAATAGGCAGTTTGAGGGATGAAGATAAAAACTACAGGAAAAAATTAAACACACTAATTCAAAAATTAAGTCTGGAAAAGAAAGTTTTCATGGTAGAGAATTCTTCTCCTGAGAGTGTTTCCCAATTTTTGTTCGCCTCGGATATTTATGTAGTGCCTTACAGAGATGGAATCTGCACAAGACGTGGAAGTCTTATGGCAGGCATTGTTCACCACTTGCCTATAATAAGCACATATCCTCGCGTACAATCTCCATATTTCAGACACAATGAGAATGTAGTACTTGTTAAGGCGAATTCACCGAAGGAACTGGCTAAAGCTATAAAGATGTTGTCCAGTAATAATATTCTAAAGGAGAAACTGATACGAAATATAATTGACACTAAAAAACATTTCAATTGGGATGATATAGCATATAGGACAATGCGGGTATACGGGGAAAGTTCAAGAAAATTATCAGAAAAGATACGGTATGTACTGAAAATAATTATTGAGAGTATGGAGTATCTTTTTTGGAATCATGTGGTCATGGGCAAGAAAAAAGAAATCAACCAACATGTGAACTTTAGGGAGATTAAACCTGCAAAGATACTGAATATTCAGATTAATTCCATAGGTGATGTATTGATGACCACTCCGGCTCTAAGAACCCTGAGAGAAAATTTTCCAAAAGCTCAAATTGATATATTGACTTTACCTCACACCGCAGAAATTCTGAAAGACAACCCCGATGTAGACAATATATATTCCTGCAATGCCGATTTCTGGAGGTTTTTTCCTCTTAATGTGAGAAAGCTTTCAGAGAACATACAGACAATTAATAACTTAAAAAATAGCAATTATGATTTATGCCTATCTTATGGAGGCACATTCGGCTTTGTTTTGTTAGCAGGATTAGTGAAAGCCTCTTTGAGTGTCGGACCTCTCAGAGAATTAAAGCGGGGTATTTTTCAGGAGAATACGTCTCTATTTTACTCTGCTACTGTCTCAACAACCGAAAAACACATAATTGAAGACCATCTAAAACTGGTTGAATATTTAGGATGTAAAACTAAAGATAAAAATGAGCAGTTTTTTATAAACCCAGAGGATGAAAAGGCTGGAGATGAGTTCCTGCAAAAACACGCATTAAGTGAAAAAAATTATGCTGTAATGCATCCGGGAGCAAAGTGGTCTCCCAAGAGATGGCCAGCTCATTGCTTTTCAGCATTAATAGACATCTTATTTAGTGAAAAAAACATACAGACAATCCTAGTAGGAGCCTATGCAGATAGTAAGCTTCTGGAGGAAATAAGACAAAAAACAGAAAGCAAGACAGTGATAATTTGCAGCAACCTGAATCTGAAAAATATTGGATATATTATTAGAAAATCCTTGTTTTTTGTAGGAAATGATTCAGGTATCGCTCATGTTGCTGGATCTGTAAATGTTCCTTGTATTGTCTTATTCGGGCCAACTGATCCTGATACTTGTCTGCCGAGATCAGATAAAGTACTGGCGGTTAGAGAGAATATGCCATGCTGGCCCTGTATCTTATATTACCGCAGAGACAACTGTGAAATAGGTGAAAATGTCTGCATGCAAAAACTCACACCAATGTGTGTTATGAAAGAAATTGAAAAACTAACAGGATAAAATTTCATATATCGTATGAGAAAGCAATTCAAAATACTTTACATATCACATTTCGGTAAATTTGTGGGAGGCGGGCAAAAAGGCCTGCTTTATATACTTGAGCGGATAAACAGGGACTGCTTTGATCCTGTTGTGGTTGCTCCGTCTCAGGGCTCATTTCTTGATAGAGCTGCAAAACTGGGTATATCAACGAAGTGTCTAAAAATGGGTAAGTTAAATCCATTGAACCTCATAATCACTGTTCCTAAAATTGCGAAGCTTATTTGGACAGAGAAAATTAATCTGATCTATACTGACTCACCACGAGGGGCTATATATGGGGGAATTGCAGCCAAGATTATTGGCAGACCTCTTGTATATCATGCCAGAGTAAGTGATAAAAGCAGACTAGATAAATTGATTTACATTTTATCCACTAAAATAATCACAGTGTCAAAGGCAAGCGCAGAAAGATTTAAAAACGGTGGAAAGGTGAAGATAATCTATAATGCGATAGATTTGAATGAATTCAATCCCGATATAGACGGCAGTAAGATAAGAGAGGAATTCAGCGCTAATGATCTTTTAATAGGAACAATGGGGCGCGTTAGCTCGGAGAAAGGACAAAAAGAGTTGTTACATACTGTTCCTGATATTCTCAAAGCTTATCCAAAAATTAAATTTGTAATTGTTGGAGGCGGGAATCCTGAGTATATAGAAAAATTAAAAAAATTGTGTCAAAAACTTGGAATTACAAACAATGTGATATTCACAGGATTTCGTGAGGATATTCCAGAAATAATGGCTGCTATTGATATTTTTGCTTTATTCACATCTAATGAAGGACTTTGCCGAAGTATATTAGAGGCAATGGGGACGGGAAAGCCTGTAATCACAACAGATGTTGGGGGGAATTCTGAAACAATAAAAAATGAGGTCACAGGTATTCTTATACCGTTCCATAATCCGTCCTTGTTGAAAGATGCGCTATTTGAACTTATAAGAGATAAGAAAAAAAGAAAAGAGATGGGGAGAAGAGGAAGAGAACGGGCTGTAAAACTTTTTGACATTGAGGAGAATATAAGAAAAATAGAAAAAATATATTTGGAAGTACTGAAGGTAGAGTATGCGTATAGGGATTGATATAAGAGAACTTGAAACAGGGAAAAAGACAGGCATAGGCAGAATTCTTTTAGGATTTTTGAATTATGTTTCTTTGAATGATACTGTCAATGAATATATCCTTTTTGGAAATCAAAAGACTGACTGCAGTTTCGGAGCAAGCAGTCTGAAATTTAAGATTATTCCTGAGAAAATAACATTCTTTTGGGACCAGGTTAAGCTTCCTGTTGCCATTTCCAGACAAAAAGTCGAAGTGTTTTTTTCTCCTTACTTCAAGGCACCTCTGTTTTCTCCCTGTAATTTTGTAACAGCAATACATGACTTAACACCACTCAGGACTCAGGGGACGGCTTTAGCCGGATTTTATTACAAATTTTGGGGAAGATTATGTGCGAAATTTGCTAAAAATGTTATTACCTTATCGGAACATTCCAAGCAGGACCTGCTGAATGTCCTGCGGATAGACAAAGATAAACTGAAGATTGTATACCCAGCGGTAAACAATATTTTTTTTGATCCAGTATCAGAAGAAACTGTAAATAGAGTAGAGCAAAACTATAGAATAAAGAGTAAGTTCATATTTTGGGTTGGAGCATTGAAACCTTCCAAAAATTTGCTCGGACTTATAAAAGCATACAAAATGCTTCCGAATGGAATAAAAAATGAGTATGAGCTTGTCATAGCCGGCAAGGGAAATAAATATCTTGAGGTACTGAAAGATTCAGCAAACAAACTTGGCATCAAGGAGAAAGTATTATTTCCTGGATTTATTCATGATAATGATCTACCTGCTCTTTACCATGGTGCAGAAGTTTTTGTAATGCCTTCTTTGCATGAAGGATTTGGGCTTCCTGTTCTTGAAGCCATGGCTTGTAAAACACCCGTTGTTGCTTCTAATGTTACCTCTATTCCTGAAGTAACAGGTGATGCCGCAGTATTAGTAGATCCTAATGATATAAACCAGTTGTCAAAAGCGATGGAGAAAGTTTTGTCGAATGAGACATTACGAAATAACTTGATAGCAAAGGGCACAGAAAGAGCTAAAAAGTTTTCAGTAGAAAAAATGGCTTGTAAGATACTGGATGTTCTTAACGAAGTAGGCAGGAATGGTTAATTTGTCTGGTAAATCCCTGTTCATCGTCAATGATTTTCCGCCCATACTGGGTGGGCAAGCTACTTATTTCTATAATCTATGGAAGAATCTCCCCTCTCAAAAGATTGTTGTTTTAGCTCCTAAAGTGAGCGGCTGTGAGAGGTTTGATAAAAAACAGAATTTTGAAATCATTAGAAAAAGGTATCTTTTTAATATTCCTTTATTTGGGCGAATATTTAAGATTATTCTCCCTTTATTTTTTTCTCTAATCTTAATTCAAAAAAGAAAAATTAATATCATTCATTGTGGCCATGTTCTCTCAACAGGTATCATCGGGCTAATCTTAAAATTTATGGTTAAAAAACCTTATATTGTTTATACGTTTGCTGCAGATATTCTTGAATTCCAAAAATATAAACTAATAGACAAATTAATGTCTATCGTTTTAAAGAATGCGTATAAGATTATAAGTATAAGCGATTTTACAAAAACCAAACTTATAGAAAGAGGTATTAAACCAAAAAAAATCGCGAAGATTCTGCCATGTGTTAATTTAGATAAGTTCAATCCTGATATTAGCCCGGAAGGAATAATAAAGAAATATGGTCTGCAGGACAAAAAGGTAATTTTAACAATAGCGCGATTAGTGAAAAGGAAAGGACATGATTTTGTGATTAAGGCTTTCCCAAAGGTGTTGGTAAAAGCACCAAATGCAGTTTATTTAATAGTTGGGGGTGGTCCATATTTAAATGAGTTAAAAAAGATAATTAGGAAATTAAGACTGGAAAACAAGGTAATACTTACAGGGGAGGCCACGGATAAAGAGATAGCAAAATATTATAATGCTTGCGATGTTTTTATTATGGCAAATAGAGAAATCAAAGAAAGAGGAGATGTAGAAGGTTTCGGAATAGTTTTTTTGGAAGCAAGTGCTTGTGGAAAACCAGTTATCGGGGGTAGATCAGGGGGGGCAGTTGAAGCAATAGTTGATGGAGAAACAGGCTTCTTAATCAATCCAGAAAATTCTTTAGAAATCGCAAATAATTTAATTAATCTTCTAACCAATGCTGAATATGCCAGAGTCCTTGGTGAGAAAGGCAGATTAAGAATCGAGAGAGAATTTACCTGTCGAAAAAACGCGGATGCCTTAAAAGAATTTGTATAGGTTGTAAAAAATTAAAATGATAAAAGTTCTCCATATCATCACTCGCATGGACAAAGGCGGATCTGCCCAAAATACTCTTCTTACTGTTAGAAAAACAAACAAAGCTAAGTTTGAATCAAAACTTGTCTGTGGGTCTGTAAGAGATGTGAAACCTGACGATGATTTTATTATCATTCCTCAATTGTCCAGAGATATCAAGTTTTTCAGGGATTTATCAGCTTTTCTAAAACTATATAAAATTATTAAGCAAACCACGCCTCATATAGTCCACACACATACATCCAAAGCAGGTATTCTCGGAAGATGGGCAGCCAAGTTTGCGAGAGTTCCTATAATAATACATACGCCTCATGGAAACGTGTTTTCAGGATATTTCGGTTACTTCATGACCAAACTTTTTGTTATTGCTGAAAGAATCAGCGCACATATCACAGATAGAATTATAACCCTGACACCAAAGGGCATAGATCAGCATTTACAGCAAAAGATAGGCAAAAGAAATAAATACGCATCTATTTGCAGTGGAGTGGAGGTAGAAGAATTTGCAAACGCGAGGGAGAATAAAGACGTTCTGAATATTGCACAAAATGACATTATAATAGGAGTTGTTGCAAGATTAGTTACTGTTAAAGGGCACAGATATCTTTTAGAGGCAATGAAATTAATGGAATCACAAAATCTGAAATTACTCATAATTGGGGATGGTCCTTTAAGGAGAAAATTGGAAGAGCAAGCTATAGAATCGGGCATAGAAAAGAATGTAGTATTTCTTGGGCAAAGAAAAGATGTTCCTGAATTATTGAGTGTACTGGATATCTTTGTAATGCCATCGTTGAACGAGGGAATGGGGAGGGCAATTGCAGAAGCAATGGCTGCAGAAAAACCTGTAATTGCCAGTAAGGTCGGAGGTATTCCTGATGTTGTTGATGATAAAATAACAGGGATTCTGATTCCTTCAAAAAGTCCCGAAGCGCTTGCCAATGCTATTACCTATCTCATGAAAAATCCGGAGATTGCAGCTCAAATGGGACAGGAAGGCAAGAAAAAAGCTGTTAAAAATTTTGGGATTAATAGTATGATAGAACAAATAGAGAATCTTTATGAAGAACTTGTTAATAAAAAATTGTAAAATCTCATCTGTATTGTCAGTTTTACTGTTTGTGCTTCTCTCTACACAGTCTCTTTATTCTGAAGAGACAAAACAGCTTCGGACGGCTATTCATATACATTCAGTAGCAAGTAACGGCAAATATACGATTGTAGAATTAGCCAAAATTGCTAGAACTCAGGACTTAGATGCCTTGATTCTAACAGACCATGCGCTTATAAAAGCAGAATACGGTATTTCTCCATTTCAAAATTTTCTAAGACTGCCAATAACTTTAAACAGTATTATCAAATATGGCGCAGATAAGTATTTAGGCGGGATAGATGAAATAAATAAGAAAAATCAAGATATTATAGTAATTCCAGGAAGTGAAGTTACCCCGTTCTACTACTGGACAGGAAATATATTTAAGAAAGATTTAACTATTAATGACTGGCAGAAACAAATTTTAGTAATAGGGTATAAAAATAAAAAAGAGATTGAAAATCTTCCCGTTGCTTCAAATAATGTCTTTTCCCCAAATATCTTGAAATTGCTGAATCTACTCTGGCCGATTGTATTTATTATTATTGGAATTAAGGTCTACGCTGTAAAAAAGGACAAAGAGTTGAAATTAGAACTTCAGACATTAAGAATAAAGAAGCAACCTTATAAAAAAATAGGGGCAGTTCTTATCGTCTTTGGGGTTATATTTTCTTTTAATAACACAATGAGTCTATGGAGAAAATATGACATTTATCATAGAGATATCGGCATTATCCCCTATCAGAACCTGATAGACTATGCGAATAAAAATAATCTCTTGTGTTTTTGGTCAGCGCCAGAAGCTAGTTCAAATAAAGCAGTTAAGGGGGTAAGAATAAGAACAAATCCTTATCCGAACGACCTCCTGAAGAGCAATAGCTACACAGGATTCGGGATACTGTATGAGGGGTATAGAAAGGTTGGAGGGATAGGTGGCGTATGGGATAAAGCTTTGGCTGAATATTGCAATGACAAGAGAGAAAATCCAGTGTGGGCGATTGGAGAGATTGATTTTCATGGAAATGAATCAGGAAAGCAGCTTAATTCAGTGCAAACGGTTTTACCTAACTGCAAAAGAAAAAAAGATGCAATCTTAAGTGCTTTAAAAAACGGAGCTATGTATGCATTATATAGATGCAAAGATTATTTTTTAATTCTGGAAGATTTTAGAATCGTAAATGAAGACAATGTATCTTATTCAATGGGGCAAACGGCAACGGCGCAAAAGAGAATTAATATATTAATCAGCCTAAGTTGTTCTGACGGGAAAGAAAGGGAAATTACGATTAATCTGGTAAAGAATGGAAAGCTATTAAAAAAAATTCAAGCAAAAACTCCTATGAAGCATATAATATCTGATATGTCAGATACAAAAATGTCATATTACAGGCTTGATATAAGAGGAAAATACCCGAATATTATAATGTCAAATCCTGTATTTGTTAAAAAACTGCAAGGAGATAAATATTGATCTGCACAATTCACCAGCCTCAATTTATGCCATGGCTTGGTTATTTCGACAAAATTGCTAAATCAGATATTTTTGTGGTGCTTGACGATACCCAATTTAAAAAAAATGAATGGCAGAATAGAAACAAAATCAGAACGGCTCAAGGGAGCCAATGGCTCACTGTTCCTGTTATGCATGACTTTGGTCAGCAGATCATGGATGTTAAAATAAACAACACAGTTGATTGGAGAAAAAAACATTATAATTCATTAAAACTTAATTATTCTAAAGCCAAGTATTTTGATAAATACTGGGGGTTTTTTGAAAAACTTTATGAAGAGAACTGGGAATACCTAATTGACATCAATATGAAAATAATACATTATTTATTGTCCCAATTTAGCATTAATACAAAACTAGTGTATTCTTCCAATTTGAATGTTGATAAAAAAGCGACAGACAAACTTATTGAAGTGTGCAAACAAGTTGGAGCGGATACATATCTTAGCGGGCAGGGCGGAAAGGCATATTTAGAATTGGGAAAGTTTAAAGATTGCAATATAAGCGTGATATTTCAAGAATTTGTTCATCCTCATTATCTTCAGGCATATGATGGATTTGAGAGTAATATGGCAGCTGTAGATTTATTATTTAATTGCGGAGGTGATGAATTTAAAACACTTACTAAAGGAGACAATCTATGAAAATTCTAGCAATGGGAGCGCATCCTGACGATATTGAATATGGCTGTGGAGGAACTTTGCTTAAATATTCTAAACAAAAACATGATATCTTTCTGCTGATTCTTACAGGAGGGGAAGTAGGAGCAAAATTAAATATAAGAAAAAAAGAGCAGGAACTTGCTGCTAAAATGCTAAAGGTTAAAAAACTATTCTTAGCAGGTTTCAAGGACACTGCTCTGCCGTCAGAAAGAAAGATTGTTACATATATTGATGAAGTAATAAAAAAAGTAAATCCTGATGAAGTGTATGTTAACCATTCAAAGGATACTCATCAAGACCATAGAATGCTCGCTAATTGCGCACTAGCATCAACAAGATACATAAAAAGAGTTCTCTTTTATGAAGATTATACATCCTATGATTTTGAACCGGATATATTTGTTGACATTGGAAACGTTCTATCAAAAAAGGTGGAACTGCTCAATATACACAAATCTCAAGTAACAAAGGTATATTCTACTGGGCTTGATATGCTGGAAAGCGTAAAGGCCATGGCAAATTACAGGGGATTTCAAGGTAAGGTTAAATACGCTGAAGGATTTAAAGCATTCAGATATTTAAAAGATATATGATAGCTCATTCAAAACCCACGTTAGGTGTAGAAGAAGTTAAAATCATGGCAGAAACTATTGCCTCCGGTGACATTGCTCAGGGAACCTTAGTTCAGCAGTTTGAGAAAAAAACAGCTTCATTTATCGGTACTAAATACGCAGTTGCCCTAAATTGCGGAACTTCTGCTCTGCATCTGGCTTTACTATCTCTTGATATAAAGAATAATAATGAAGTCATAATTCCTTCCTTTACATGTACTGCACTTTTGAATGCGATACATTATACGGGTGCAAAGGCAGTTCTTGCTGACATAGACATTGAAGATTACAATATATCCGTAAGTGAGATTAAGAAAAAACTAACCAGAAAAACCA contains these protein-coding regions:
- a CDS encoding glycosyltransferase family 4 protein, which produces MRIGIDIRELETGKKTGIGRILLGFLNYVSLNDTVNEYILFGNQKTDCSFGASSLKFKIIPEKITFFWDQVKLPVAISRQKVEVFFSPYFKAPLFSPCNFVTAIHDLTPLRTQGTALAGFYYKFWGRLCAKFAKNVITLSEHSKQDLLNVLRIDKDKLKIVYPAVNNIFFDPVSEETVNRVEQNYRIKSKFIFWVGALKPSKNLLGLIKAYKMLPNGIKNEYELVIAGKGNKYLEVLKDSANKLGIKEKVLFPGFIHDNDLPALYHGAEVFVMPSLHEGFGLPVLEAMACKTPVVASNVTSIPEVTGDAAVLVDPNDINQLSKAMEKVLSNETLRNNLIAKGTERAKKFSVEKMACKILDVLNEVGRNG
- a CDS encoding WbqC family protein, whose translation is MICTIHQPQFMPWLGYFDKIAKSDIFVVLDDTQFKKNEWQNRNKIRTAQGSQWLTVPVMHDFGQQIMDVKINNTVDWRKKHYNSLKLNYSKAKYFDKYWGFFEKLYEENWEYLIDINMKIIHYLLSQFSINTKLVYSSNLNVDKKATDKLIEVCKQVGADTYLSGQGGKAYLELGKFKDCNISVIFQEFVHPHYLQAYDGFESNMAAVDLLFNCGGDEFKTLTKGDNL
- a CDS encoding glycosyltransferase family 4 protein; translated protein: MIKVLHIITRMDKGGSAQNTLLTVRKTNKAKFESKLVCGSVRDVKPDDDFIIIPQLSRDIKFFRDLSAFLKLYKIIKQTTPHIVHTHTSKAGILGRWAAKFARVPIIIHTPHGNVFSGYFGYFMTKLFVIAERISAHITDRIITLTPKGIDQHLQQKIGKRNKYASICSGVEVEEFANARENKDVLNIAQNDIIIGVVARLVTVKGHRYLLEAMKLMESQNLKLLIIGDGPLRRKLEEQAIESGIEKNVVFLGQRKDVPELLSVLDIFVMPSLNEGMGRAIAEAMAAEKPVIASKVGGIPDVVDDKITGILIPSKSPEALANAITYLMKNPEIAAQMGQEGKKKAVKNFGINSMIEQIENLYEELVNKKL
- a CDS encoding glycosyltransferase, coding for MRKQFKILYISHFGKFVGGGQKGLLYILERINRDCFDPVVVAPSQGSFLDRAAKLGISTKCLKMGKLNPLNLIITVPKIAKLIWTEKINLIYTDSPRGAIYGGIAAKIIGRPLVYHARVSDKSRLDKLIYILSTKIITVSKASAERFKNGGKVKIIYNAIDLNEFNPDIDGSKIREEFSANDLLIGTMGRVSSEKGQKELLHTVPDILKAYPKIKFVIVGGGNPEYIEKLKKLCQKLGITNNVIFTGFREDIPEIMAAIDIFALFTSNEGLCRSILEAMGTGKPVITTDVGGNSETIKNEVTGILIPFHNPSLLKDALFELIRDKKKRKEMGRRGRERAVKLFDIEENIRKIEKIYLEVLKVEYAYRD
- a CDS encoding glycosyltransferase family 4 protein — translated: MVNLSGKSLFIVNDFPPILGGQATYFYNLWKNLPSQKIVVLAPKVSGCERFDKKQNFEIIRKRYLFNIPLFGRIFKIILPLFFSLILIQKRKINIIHCGHVLSTGIIGLILKFMVKKPYIVYTFAADILEFQKYKLIDKLMSIVLKNAYKIISISDFTKTKLIERGIKPKKIAKILPCVNLDKFNPDISPEGIIKKYGLQDKKVILTIARLVKRKGHDFVIKAFPKVLVKAPNAVYLIVGGGPYLNELKKIIRKLRLENKVILTGEATDKEIAKYYNACDVFIMANREIKERGDVEGFGIVFLEASACGKPVIGGRSGGAVEAIVDGETGFLINPENSLEIANNLINLLTNAEYARVLGEKGRLRIEREFTCRKNADALKEFV
- a CDS encoding PIG-L family deacetylase, with translation MKILAMGAHPDDIEYGCGGTLLKYSKQKHDIFLLILTGGEVGAKLNIRKKEQELAAKMLKVKKLFLAGFKDTALPSERKIVTYIDEVIKKVNPDEVYVNHSKDTHQDHRMLANCALASTRYIKRVLFYEDYTSYDFEPDIFVDIGNVLSKKVELLNIHKSQVTKVYSTGLDMLESVKAMANYRGFQGKVKYAEGFKAFRYLKDI
- a CDS encoding glycosyltransferase; the protein is MKICMIFSNYPPNYKPGGIADYTRILVEKLRRSGFNVSVIASERYAGNDPKVFKVGSINWGLSELLEISKIAKREKFDILHMQYTPESYGFGISFKFLPLVLKIMSPKTRFITTFHTLVGGRWISKVNAFLLSLFSERVISTNEELTYLFLRRLPLFRKKLKQVEIGSNIIPARICREETKTEIRMRFSIKKDAVILSTFGFPNPGKGLEDLLEALSILNRDEIYYLFLIGSLRDEDKNYRKKLNTLIQKLSLEKKVFMVENSSPESVSQFLFASDIYVVPYRDGICTRRGSLMAGIVHHLPIISTYPRVQSPYFRHNENVVLVKANSPKELAKAIKMLSSNNILKEKLIRNIIDTKKHFNWDDIAYRTMRVYGESSRKLSEKIRYVLKIIIESMEYLFWNHVVMGKKKEINQHVNFREIKPAKILNIQINSIGDVLMTTPALRTLRENFPKAQIDILTLPHTAEILKDNPDVDNIYSCNADFWRFFPLNVRKLSENIQTINNLKNSNYDLCLSYGGTFGFVLLAGLVKASLSVGPLRELKRGIFQENTSLFYSATVSTTEKHIIEDHLKLVEYLGCKTKDKNEQFFINPEDEKAGDEFLQKHALSEKNYAVMHPGAKWSPKRWPAHCFSALIDILFSEKNIQTILVGAYADSKLLEEIRQKTESKTVIICSNLNLKNIGYIIRKSLFFVGNDSGIAHVAGSVNVPCIVLFGPTDPDTCLPRSDKVLAVRENMPCWPCILYYRRDNCEIGENVCMQKLTPMCVMKEIEKLTG